Proteins co-encoded in one Strix uralensis isolate ZFMK-TIS-50842 chromosome 2, bStrUra1, whole genome shotgun sequence genomic window:
- the TRIM45 gene encoding E3 ubiquitin-protein ligase TRIM45, with translation MSSGPRCPGCAEPCVSPRLLPCLHSLCARCLRRLGPRGEPGPAAPFSVLCPLCDAEVALPPGGLGHLIPDYLARSRGGTAAAGGCDLCAEGAAVRRCRTCGAQLCLFCCQAHRRQKKTASHAVVELENTEDCSQAGKPLFCPSHPTEELRLFCEQCDQPVCQDCVADRHRQHPYDFTSNVIHRHGNALRELLKDTQQHMGILEDVLGQIDDMGSAVRSHAEDVATEICLFASGYVKAIEEHRDRLLKQLEALKVQKENLLHLQKAQLQQLLLDMRTGVEFTEHLLMSGSDLEILITKGVVASRLAKLNSVAYDIHPSVDDGIRFSPQERAGQCCGYEVFGAILNKVVDPARCTLHGEDLQSARQNQLTGFSLLCNDTTGERMRQGGEAVRVTITHKDKKDCAVEPTVCDNGDGTYHISYSPEEPGLYGVCVYVKGQHVQGSPFTLMVKNKFRKHRGVFHCCTFCSSGGQKAARCACGGTMPGGYQGCGHGHKGHPGCPHWSCCGQVKESSECLGGPPGSTWQRSLLRTVVL, from the exons ATGTCGTCCGGGCCGCGCTGCCCGGGCTGCGCCGAGCCCTGCGTGTCGCCgcggctgctgccctgcctgcactcgCTCTGCGCGCGCTGCCTGCGCCGGCTGGGcccgcggggggagccgggcccggccgctcccTTCAGCGTCCTCTGCCCGCTGTGCGACGCCGAGGTGGCGTTACCGCCCGGCGGCCTCGGCCACCTCATCCCCGACTACCTGGCGCGGAGTcgcggcgggacggcggcggcgggggggtgcgATCTCTGCGCCGAGGGGGCGGCCGTGAGGCGCTGCCGGACCTGCGGGGCCCAGCTCTGCCTCTTCTGCTGCCAGGCCCACAG GAGACAGAAGAAGACGGCCTCTCATGCTGTGGTGGAGCTGGAGAACACCGAGGATTGCAGCCAGGCCGGGAAGCCTCTCTTCTGCCCTTCCCATCCCACAGAGGAGCTCAGGCTGTTCTGCGAGCAGTGTGACCAGCCCGTGTGCCAGGATTGCGTTGCAGACAGACACCGGCAGCACCCGTATGACTTCACCAGCAACGTCATCCACAGGCATGGGAATGCCCTGCGGGAGCTGCTGAAAGACACCCAGCAGCACATGGGCATCTTAGAGGATGTGCTGGGCCAGATTGATGACATGGGCAGTGCCGTCCGCAGTCACGCAGAGGATGTGGCCACAGAGATCTGTCTCTTTGCCAGTGGGTATGTGAAAGCGATTGAAGAGCACCGGGACCGGCTGCTGAAGCAGCTGGAGGCCTTGAAGGTGCAGAAGGAAAACCTGCTGCACTTGCAGAaggcccagctgcagcagctcctgctggacATGAGGACAGGCGTGGAGTTCACGGAGCACTTGCTGATGAGTGGCTCAGACCTGGAGATCCTCATCACCAAAGGGGTGGTGGCGAGCCGCCTGGCAAAGCTCAACAGTGTTGCTTATGACATCCACCCCAGCGTGGATGACGGGATCCGGTTCTCTCCCCAGGAGAGGGCAGGGCAGTGTTGCGGCTATGAAGTTTTTGGGGCCATTCTCAATAAAGTGGTCGATCCAGCCAGATGCACCCTGCACGGGGAAG ATCTTCAGAGCGCCCGTCAGAACCAGCTGACTGGCTTTAGCCTGCTTTGCAATGACACCACGGGGGAGCGGATGCGGCAAGGAGGGGAGGCTGTGCGGGTCACCATCACCCACAAGGACAAGAAGGACTG TGCAGTCGAGCCAACAGTGTGTGATAATGGCGATGGGACCTACCATATTTCCTACAGCCCTGAGGAGCCAGGCTTGTATGGTGTCTGCGTCTATGTGAAAGGGCAACATGTACAG GGCTCTCCATTCACTCTGATGGTGAAAAACAAGTTCCGTAAGCACCGAGGTGTGTTTCACTGCTGCACGTTCTGCTCAAGTGGAGGGCAGAAAGCTGCTCGCTGTGCCTGTGGTGGGACCATGCCAG GTGGGTACCAAGGCTGTGGCCATGGACACAAAGGTCACCCTGGCTGCCCGCACTGGTCGTGCTGTGGACAAGTGAAGGAGAGCTCAGAATGTTTGGGTGGGCCACCCGGCAGCACCTGGCAGAGGAGTTTGCTCAGGACAGTGGTGCTCTGA